The genomic interval TTATACTAACGCTTACTTTATCCTTGCAAAGCATATCAGTTTTTGCTCAGCCAAATAAAGAAGTATCTAACATTTCTTCAGAAAAGACTGATATAAATAATGGCTGGGTTCATGAAAATAATAATTGGTATTATATATTAAACAATGAAAAAATAACCGGTTGGAAAGAGATTGATGATAATTGGTATCATTTCAATAGTGAAGGAATCATGGAAACTGGTTGGCAATTTATAAATGGTGATTGGTATTATTTAAAATCTAATGGTCCTATGGCTACTGGTTGGCAATTTATAAATGATGATTGGTACTATTTAAAACCTAACGGTCCTATGGCTACTGGTTGGCAATCTATAAATGATGATTGGTACTATTTAAAACCTAATGGACCTATGGTTACTGGTTGGCAATTTATAAATAATGACTGGTATTATCTAAAGTCTAATGGGCCTATGGCTACTTCATGGCAAAAGATAAATGATGATTGGTATTACTTAAAACCTAATGGACCTATGGCTACTGGTTGGCAAAAGATAGATAACAATTGGTACTATTTAAATTCTAATGGGCCTATGGCTACTGGCTGGAGATTCTTAGATAACAATTGGTACCACTTAAGTGAAAATGGACCTATGACTATAGGTTGGAAAAATTCAGATGATAAATGGTATTATCTTGATGATAATGGTGCAATGGCTCAAGATTCTGAAAAAACAATTAATGGAAACATATATAAATTTGATTCAGATGGGGTAATGATAACTGATAAATGGTTTGAGTCTACTTATATAAATAAAGATGGAATTGTATTACACGGTTCTCCATCTAGATCTCATTCATATACTCAATACAAGTTATTTAATTATATGAGTAATGAAGACAATAGAGAATCTGTTCATTATGCTGCTATAGACCTTCACGGTGGAGAAACAACTAATAACTGTGTTTATTTCACTTCTGAAGCCTTAAGAAGAGCTGGAGTTAAAATCCCTCTATATGTAGCTAACACATATCAATTAGAAAGAGAATTACTTTCTAGAGGATGGATAAGATCAACTAACACAAGTGATCTTAGACCTGGAGATGTAGTATTTTCAGGATATAAACATTCATT from Clostridium perfringens carries:
- a CDS encoding N-acetylmuramoyl-L-alanine amidase family protein; the protein is MKRRRIITTLILTLTLSLQSISVFAQPNKEVSNISSEKTDINNGWVHENNNWYYILNNEKITGWKEIDDNWYHFNSEGIMETGWQFINGDWYYLKSNGPMATGWQFINDDWYYLKPNGPMATGWQSINDDWYYLKPNGPMVTGWQFINNDWYYLKSNGPMATSWQKINDDWYYLKPNGPMATGWQKIDNNWYYLNSNGPMATGWRFLDNNWYHLSENGPMTIGWKNSDDKWYYLDDNGAMAQDSEKTINGNIYKFDSDGVMITDKWFESTYINKDGIVLHGSPSRSHSYTQYKLFNYMSNEDNRESVHYAAIDLHGGETTNNCVYFTSEALRRAGVKIPLYVANTYQLERELLSRGWIRSTNTSDLRPGDVVFSGYKHSFTFMNWYDDDYAYIVDNQKKYFDSVLHRRLVSVDDPVNGTIRATHFFYLPE